A region of Syntrophobacterales bacterium DNA encodes the following proteins:
- a CDS encoding DUF763 domain-containing protein codes for MQLSFKDPARFSFTPGGKDRHLFPIGRKTYR; via the coding sequence ATGCAATTGAGCTTTAAAGACCCAGCGCGGTTCAGCTTTACCCCTGGCGGAAAAGATAGGCATCTGTTCCCCATTGGTCGCAAGACTTACCGATGA
- a CDS encoding PLD nuclease N-terminal domain-containing protein: MENPQNLPPSLLIFVFCSLVLCVWAIVDITRSAFTRLNKLMWLAIVLFAPFGIFIYFFIGRRLKPVSHGSRPEKESATAPARSGNPSESAPHRRISWPSLTSFAITALLCVVIYINVVSLFGTEKTGWILISAMIIVGMILAFLQFGRSRGK; this comes from the coding sequence ATGGAAAATCCACAAAACCTACCGCCTTCGCTCCTGATCTTCGTTTTTTGTTCCTTGGTTCTCTGCGTCTGGGCCATTGTGGACATTACGAGGAGTGCTTTCACCAGACTCAATAAGCTGATGTGGCTTGCTATCGTTCTTTTTGCCCCCTTTGGCATATTTATCTACTTTTTTATCGGAAGGAGACTGAAGCCGGTCAGTCATGGGTCTAGGCCGGAAAAGGAATCTGCGACTGCGCCCGCAAGATCCGGGAATCCTTCGGAATCTGCCCCGCACCGAAGAATCTCATGGCCGTCTCTTACCAGTTTCGCCATAACGGCCTTGCTCTGTGTCGTTATTTACATAAACGTGGTCTCTTTGTTTGGGACGGAAAAGACTGGATGGATCCTTATTTCAGCGATGATTATCGTGGGAATGATTCTGGCTTTCCTGCAGTTCGGACGAAGCCGAGGCAAGTAA